One part of the Paramormyrops kingsleyae isolate MSU_618 chromosome 2, PKINGS_0.4, whole genome shotgun sequence genome encodes these proteins:
- the LOC140587642 gene encoding uncharacterized protein: protein MDSGSLHHEINLALPDLHEETKRAVIEHLTDIIGVRNREDLLFVEPDDIKPFLTPIQSRRLVQVFRKVESGSSNNPKEPETTCSTTVQVPLKGNSLCSAQASGQLPSTQPNVSNTSWISNFSVPWEKMPTRLSQALASGGMAHPEDRRIMIRTVVEGMRVHCPNPNRAACGEVARAIVSKYPATFADKTAEGEQLGCGYYSLLKQLKTRVEHVNRDNVSSRIRQPRKRSTRENNEGDVAIKRGRSELDSYGCINWQPTTLPEGKTTETLESKRQTMSTVFRSAGPQAIETTDVNTYMSLTYIYQRHMLNSWPAPTLCEVQEHWPFLFTKRGLCTHFHTLTDIEVETRLSEALLTKGRRILNFFQSQRLQWNKEIEHLLRECDSAKLNHNQIATAAILLLMKYFQEKEDSIFILADAFSTKMSVEREMTLPITPRVIALGNNFMSASRWMISLEGKVFYEPEQMHDFAGTLAVFFALYYVFNLEYQESASITLEMIQRFFVRINPDMGTKCPAKLGTSRKTGRVVKRKVTSISPRITTFLQRLSEFEWRTSN from the exons ATGGACAGTGGCAGCCTACATCATGAAATTAACCTGGCATTACCTGACCTGCATGAAGAGACAAAGAGGGCAGTTATTGAGCACCTGACAGACATTATTGGTGTCAGAAACAGAGAAGATCTCCTGTTTGTTGAGCCTGATGATATCAAGCCTTTCTTGACACCAATTCAAAGTCGAAGACTTGTTCAAGTATTCAGAAAAG TGGAGTCTGGCTCTTCAAACAACCCAAAGGAACCTGAAACTACCTGCTCAACAACTGTGCAAGTGCCACTAAAGGGTAATTCACTCTGTTCTGCACAAGCATCAGGTCAACTCCCTTCCACACAACCAAATGTAAGCAACACCTCCTGGATCAGCAATTTTTCAGTTCCCTGGGAGAAGATGCCAACAAGACTTTCACAGGCCTTGGCATCTGGTGGAATGGCTCACCCAGAAGACAGGAGAATAATGATTAGGACTGTTGTAGAAGGAATGCGAGTACACTGCCCCAACCCTAACAGAGCTGCTTGTGGGGAGGTAGCTAGAGCTATTGTATCTAAGTATCCCGCTAcctttgcagataagactgCAGAAGGTGAGCAATTAGGCTGTGGTTATTATTCCCTACTCAAACAGCTTAAAACAAGAGTTGAACATGTAAATAGAGACAATGTCAGCAGCAGAATCCGGCAGCCAAGGAAAAGGTCTACCAGGGAAAACAATGAGGGTGATGTTGCCATCAAAAGGGGGAGATCTGAACTTGATAGCTATGGTTGCATCAACTGGCAACCCACAACCCTACCAGAAGGAAAAACCACTGAAACTTTGGAGTCAAAAAGACAGACTATGTCAACTGTCttcagatcagcaggtcctcaAGCAATTGAAACAACAGATGTAAATACTTATATGTCTTTGACTTATATTTACCAGAGGCACATGCTTAATTCTTGGCCTGCCCCCACCTTATGTGAGGTTCAAGAGCATTGGCCATTTCTTTTTACTAAAAGAGGCCTCTGCACTCACttccacacactcacagatatTGAGGTAGAGACACGTCTCAGTGAAGCCCTTCTTACGAAAGGAAGGAGAATTTTGAACTTCTTTCAAAGCCAGAGACTTCAGTGGAACAAGGAGATTGAACATCTGCTACGTGAGTGCGACAGTGCAAAGCTGAACCACAACCAGATTGCCACAGCAGCCATCCTTCTTCTGATGAAGTACTTCCAAGAAAAAGAGGACTCAATCTTCATCTTGGCTGAc GCTTTTTCCACCAAGATGTCTGTTGAGAGAGAGATGACCTTACCCATCACACCAAGGGTAATAGCGCTTG GGAATAATTTCATGTCTGCAAGCCGCTGGATGATCAGTTTGGAGGGCAAGGTATTTTATGAGCCTGAGCAGATGCATGACTTTGCCGGCACCCTTGCTGTCTTCTTTGCGTTATATTACGTTTTCAACCTTGAGTATCAGGAGTCAGCGTCCATCACACTGGAGATGATACAGAG GTTCTTTGTGAGGATCAATCCAGACATGGGAACAAAATGCCCTGCAAAACTTGGTACAAGCCGCAAGACAGGTCGTGTCGTAAAGAGGAAGGTTACAAGCATCAGCCCTCGGATCACCACCTTCCTCCAGCGGCTCTCTGAGTTTGAATGGAGGACTTCCAACTAG